A single window of Nicotiana tomentosiformis chromosome 1, ASM39032v3, whole genome shotgun sequence DNA harbors:
- the LOC104113383 gene encoding uncharacterized protein isoform X1: MMLCSAFRTQIQTWLRDYDRIQSFAVILIYVQIGCAMIGSLGALYNGVSLINLGIGLFALVAIESSSQSLGRTYALLLFCAILLDVSWFFLFASEIWNISSTIYGTFVIFSVKLTLSMQIIGFCVRLSSSLLWIQMYRLGVSYIESSVPREADVDMRNSFLNPATPLTRQPSNSDDALGGSVYDPAYYSSLFEDGKDETYFCRGSPNNGIVTGSPSTAKTIQFKPSMSRSIRITDDESAARSPQHV, encoded by the exons ATGATGCTTTGTTCTGCATTTAGAACTCAGATACAGACGTGGCTTCGTGATTATGACAGGATTCAATCCTTTGCTGTTATTCTCATCTATGTTCAG ATTGGTTGTGCGATGATTGGATCTCTTGGGGCATTATACAACGGCGTTTCACTAATCAATTTAGGGATTGGGTTATTCGCATTGGTGGCTATTGAGAGTAGCAGTCAGAGTCTTGGTAGAACTTACGCTCTCCTTCTCTTCTGTGCCATCTTACTCGACGTTTCTTGGTTCTTTCTTTTCGCATCCGAAATCTG GAATATTTCGTCTACAATTTATGGAACCTTTGTTATCTTCTCGGTGAAACTCACTCTCTCCATGCAAATTATCGGATTTTGTGTGCGATTATCATCTTCACTATTGTGGATTCAAATGTATAGGCTGGGTGTTTCTTATATAGAGAGTTCAGTTCCCCGAGAAGCAGATGTTGATATGAGAAACAGTTTTCTCAATCCTGCAACTCCCTTAACTAGACAGCCATCCAATTCTGATGATGCTCTAGGTGGTTCTGTATATGATCCTGCATATTATTCCTCCTTGTTCGAAGACGGTAAAGACGAAACATATTTTTGCAGG GGTAGTCCAAATAATGGCATTGTGACTGGATCACCTTCTACGGCGAAAACAATTCAATTTAAGCCATCAATGAGCAGATCTATCCGCATCACCGAC GACGAGAGTGCTGCAAGAAGTCCCCAGCATGTCTGA
- the LOC104113383 gene encoding uncharacterized protein isoform X2 has protein sequence MMLCSAFRTQIQTWLRDYDRIQSFAVILIYVQIGCAMIGSLGALYNGVSLINLGIGLFALVAIESSSQSLGRTYALLLFCAILLDVSWFFLFASEIWNISSTIYGTFVIFSVKLTLSMQIIGFCVRLSSSLLWIQMYRLGVSYIESSVPREADVDMRNSFLNPATPLTRQPSNSDDALGGSVYDPAYYSSLFEDGKDETYFCRDESAARSPQHV, from the exons ATGATGCTTTGTTCTGCATTTAGAACTCAGATACAGACGTGGCTTCGTGATTATGACAGGATTCAATCCTTTGCTGTTATTCTCATCTATGTTCAG ATTGGTTGTGCGATGATTGGATCTCTTGGGGCATTATACAACGGCGTTTCACTAATCAATTTAGGGATTGGGTTATTCGCATTGGTGGCTATTGAGAGTAGCAGTCAGAGTCTTGGTAGAACTTACGCTCTCCTTCTCTTCTGTGCCATCTTACTCGACGTTTCTTGGTTCTTTCTTTTCGCATCCGAAATCTG GAATATTTCGTCTACAATTTATGGAACCTTTGTTATCTTCTCGGTGAAACTCACTCTCTCCATGCAAATTATCGGATTTTGTGTGCGATTATCATCTTCACTATTGTGGATTCAAATGTATAGGCTGGGTGTTTCTTATATAGAGAGTTCAGTTCCCCGAGAAGCAGATGTTGATATGAGAAACAGTTTTCTCAATCCTGCAACTCCCTTAACTAGACAGCCATCCAATTCTGATGATGCTCTAGGTGGTTCTGTATATGATCCTGCATATTATTCCTCCTTGTTCGAAGACGGTAAAGACGAAACATATTTTTGCAGG GACGAGAGTGCTGCAAGAAGTCCCCAGCATGTCTGA